Proteins co-encoded in one bacterium genomic window:
- the eno gene encoding phosphopyruvate hydratase: protein MKTSIKKINAIEILDSRGNPTVRTYVELDNGIRASASVPSGASTGENEAVELRDNDKARYGGKGVLKAVKNIKEIIEPALIGLDATNQMQIDKLMIKLDGTANKSKLGANAILGVSMAVARAASESLELPLFQYLGGVNSKRIPVPCMNILNGGEHADNNVDIQEFMAVPIGAPAFHEGLRYIAETFHTLKAILKSRGLATSVGDEGGFAPNLNSNEDAMEIIIEAIEKAGYKPGIDIAIALDSAANSFSSDLKNNYDLKWSGEGKLNSDELISFCEKWVSKYPIVLWEDPLAEQDWDGFKKLTSILGDKIEVVGDDIFVTNTKYISRGIKEGTANSSLIKLNQIGTVIESIDAVRMCHNAGWRYFISHRSGETADSFLADFAVAMDGGHLKTGSASRSERIVKYNRLLEIENYLGSAAEYYWK, encoded by the coding sequence ATGAAAACTTCAATTAAAAAAATTAACGCCATTGAAATTCTGGATTCCAGAGGAAATCCGACTGTAAGAACCTATGTAGAACTTGACAACGGGATTAGAGCATCAGCATCTGTGCCATCCGGAGCCAGCACAGGTGAAAATGAAGCTGTTGAGTTGAGAGATAATGATAAGGCAAGATATGGCGGAAAAGGCGTTTTAAAAGCAGTCAAGAATATAAAAGAAATTATTGAACCGGCTCTAATAGGCCTGGATGCTACTAATCAAATGCAGATTGACAAATTAATGATTAAATTAGATGGAACTGCTAACAAATCAAAATTGGGCGCAAATGCAATTCTTGGCGTTTCAATGGCTGTTGCAAGAGCAGCTTCGGAATCATTGGAATTGCCACTATTTCAATATCTCGGCGGTGTAAATTCCAAACGTATCCCTGTTCCGTGTATGAATATCTTAAATGGCGGAGAACATGCAGACAATAATGTAGATATTCAGGAATTCATGGCAGTACCAATAGGTGCACCTGCATTTCATGAAGGTTTGCGATATATTGCAGAAACATTCCACACACTGAAAGCAATATTAAAGTCTCGTGGATTAGCAACAAGTGTCGGAGATGAAGGAGGCTTCGCTCCTAATTTAAATAGTAATGAAGATGCCATGGAAATCATTATTGAAGCTATTGAAAAAGCAGGATATAAACCGGGTATTGATATTGCCATTGCATTGGATAGCGCTGCTAACTCTTTCTCATCTGATTTAAAAAATAATTATGATTTAAAATGGTCAGGCGAGGGGAAACTTAATAGTGATGAATTAATTTCATTCTGTGAAAAATGGGTCTCAAAGTATCCAATCGTTTTGTGGGAAGATCCCCTTGCAGAACAAGACTGGGATGGATTCAAGAAATTAACATCTATACTGGGTGATAAAATCGAAGTAGTTGGCGATGATATTTTTGTTACAAATACAAAATATATATCAAGGGGTATAAAAGAAGGAACTGCTAATTCATCTTTAATAAAGTTAAATCAAATTGGTACTGTTATTGAAAGTATAGATGCGGTAAGAATGTGCCACAATGCCGGATGGAGATACTTTATTTCACATCGATCAGGAGAAACAGCAGATTCTTTCCTTGCCGATTTTGCAGTTGCTATGGATGGCGGCCATCTGAAAACAGGCTCTGCAAGCAGGAGTGAAAGAATTGTTAAATATAACAGATTGCTCGAAATTGAAAATTACCTGGGTTCAGCAGCTGAATATTATTGGAAATAA
- the smc gene encoding chromosome segregation protein SMC, with protein MILSRLTVNGFKSFAKKIDLRFDGKITSVVGPNGCGKTNIVDAIRWGLGEQRPSILRTDRMENVIFGGAQSSKPLGMAEVSLTFDNSNHVLPIDYSEVTITRRLYRSGESEYLINKNRVRLKDVNDLIMDTGVGADAYSVIELKMIEDILSERAEDRRKLLEEAAGVTKYKHRLKAAMRKLDATQNDLLRVNDIIREVERSVTSLKRQVGRARRYKEYQELVRDLELNTSVYLFNKLKEEIAPLQKELNGLNQQKDGSSTEITKEEADLETIRLTLAEQERDLVKIREDVALLVEEIHKRESDIRVGKERTGSLKERITRYTKEIENLKKRLEDQENHLVVTGRDREAIQVRITSSNRIFENKKKELEVFMQGLNMKRLNLNEKKKAVIECLEKVNSLTSSETNMRTRIDNSQGRMERLEEEDKTYREIIRKSETDSKEFRASIDVLNIEHAKIQNHSEALKEKEKTLRESIDKTRESFFDTRSRLELVEGRLNFYKNMLDNQEGVSDGSKWLIKQNMPGLFGIVADLIDAEPEHRQAIAASLGEASGYLLVDKLSNAYTAIDKLKQRRGGRVSMICLEKAGSADSSRTKAKINKDVKVVGWADELIKYNKEIKPVVEHLLGDVLIVEDMESARLAIESSVMRGMRAATLEGELITSWGGVYSGDKTGQDSTLVGRVRRIKELEKEIESLKKKVGSLKNTIGKKEDELEETKKLIAESDKNLSEIKEKLRKTEYDYSRIEFESQKAEEGLKSNAVERQKLLKEIEQSKEKIENIRPEIEKLLDQREKIDHESARIQSDIERLEEEEHVKEEEVHKLNLALVRLKGDARNLDYDIERSKGLIEEIESTIEQRFSEIGESESEIDRLVKEGQENSKALEENFAEKDKKDKLLTNKDTAYQELQQDLRQKEREVREVRRGREQIAEKIHGLELKIADLSRDMKNLKERMLESYETDIEKMSPRAEMDVRQSEEEVLELKRKMKGLGVVNLMALTEYDEQKERLDFLLQQRDDLLSAEDTLQETITKINKTARMRFTEVFEEVRKHFRSTFSRFFQEGEADLHLPEGEDPLEAQIEIVARPAGKHSRDLSLLSGGERALTAISLLFALYLVKPSPFCILDEIDAPLDDANVERFTRVLKEFAEKTQFIIVTHNRMTMKVAKTLYGVTMEEKGVSKIVSVKFDDKAPEQATKKVKSKK; from the coding sequence ATGATCTTATCAAGGTTGACAGTTAACGGATTTAAATCATTTGCGAAAAAAATTGATTTACGTTTTGACGGAAAAATCACATCAGTTGTAGGGCCTAACGGCTGCGGTAAAACCAATATTGTTGATGCTATACGCTGGGGATTGGGAGAGCAGCGGCCTTCAATTCTGCGTACGGACAGAATGGAAAATGTGATCTTCGGAGGGGCTCAATCTTCAAAACCACTTGGAATGGCTGAAGTTTCCCTTACTTTTGATAATTCTAACCATGTTTTGCCTATAGATTATTCGGAAGTTACAATTACAAGGCGTCTTTACAGGTCAGGAGAGAGTGAATATCTCATAAATAAAAACAGAGTACGCTTAAAGGATGTGAATGATCTGATTATGGATACGGGAGTCGGCGCTGATGCTTACTCTGTTATTGAACTTAAAATGATTGAAGATATTTTAAGTGAAAGAGCAGAAGACAGGCGTAAGCTCCTGGAAGAAGCAGCAGGTGTTACAAAGTATAAACACAGATTAAAAGCAGCAATGCGAAAACTGGATGCTACTCAGAATGATCTTCTCCGTGTAAATGACATAATCCGGGAGGTGGAGCGCAGTGTAACTTCATTAAAGCGCCAGGTCGGCAGGGCCAGAAGATACAAAGAATATCAGGAACTTGTAAGAGATCTTGAACTAAATACATCAGTCTATCTTTTTAACAAACTTAAAGAGGAGATAGCACCTCTTCAAAAAGAGTTAAATGGATTAAATCAGCAGAAAGACGGAAGCAGCACCGAAATAACAAAAGAAGAAGCAGACCTTGAAACTATCCGCCTGACTCTTGCTGAGCAGGAAAGGGATCTTGTGAAAATACGTGAAGATGTTGCTCTCCTTGTTGAAGAAATACATAAAAGAGAGAGTGATATACGCGTAGGAAAAGAGAGAACGGGTTCCCTTAAAGAAAGAATAACAAGATATACAAAAGAGATTGAAAATCTTAAAAAGAGACTTGAGGATCAGGAAAATCATCTTGTTGTTACAGGGCGTGACCGTGAGGCCATTCAAGTCAGGATAACAAGCAGTAACAGAATTTTTGAGAATAAGAAAAAAGAGCTTGAAGTTTTTATGCAGGGCCTTAATATGAAACGCCTTAATCTGAATGAAAAGAAAAAGGCTGTTATTGAGTGCCTTGAAAAGGTTAATTCCCTTACCTCGTCAGAGACTAATATGCGTACCAGAATTGATAACAGCCAGGGCCGCATGGAGAGGCTTGAAGAAGAGGATAAAACTTACAGAGAAATTATTAGAAAGAGTGAAACAGACTCAAAGGAGTTTCGTGCTTCGATAGATGTTTTAAATATAGAACATGCAAAAATACAGAACCATTCCGAAGCGTTAAAAGAGAAAGAGAAAACTTTAAGAGAATCTATTGATAAAACCAGAGAAAGTTTTTTTGATACGCGCAGCAGGCTGGAATTGGTTGAGGGAAGGCTCAATTTTTATAAAAATATGCTTGATAATCAGGAAGGTGTTTCTGATGGTTCAAAATGGCTTATCAAACAGAATATGCCGGGGCTTTTCGGTATTGTGGCAGATCTGATTGATGCCGAACCCGAGCATCGACAGGCTATTGCAGCATCGCTTGGAGAGGCATCAGGATATCTGCTTGTGGATAAGCTTTCAAATGCTTATACAGCGATTGACAAGCTGAAACAGAGGCGCGGCGGCCGAGTGAGTATGATCTGTCTTGAAAAAGCAGGATCTGCAGATTCTTCCCGCACAAAAGCCAAAATAAATAAAGATGTTAAAGTTGTTGGATGGGCTGACGAACTTATAAAGTACAATAAAGAGATTAAACCTGTTGTTGAGCATCTGCTTGGGGATGTTCTGATAGTTGAGGATATGGAATCGGCACGGCTTGCCATAGAGAGTTCAGTAATGAGAGGGATGAGGGCGGCAACTCTTGAAGGTGAGCTCATTACAAGCTGGGGCGGCGTTTATTCAGGCGACAAAACAGGACAAGACAGTACTCTTGTGGGAAGAGTCCGCAGAATTAAAGAGCTTGAGAAAGAGATTGAATCACTTAAGAAAAAGGTTGGCAGTTTAAAGAATACAATCGGTAAAAAAGAAGATGAGCTTGAAGAAACAAAGAAATTAATTGCTGAATCGGATAAGAACCTATCAGAGATTAAAGAGAAACTGCGAAAAACCGAATATGATTATTCAAGGATTGAATTCGAATCTCAGAAGGCGGAAGAAGGGCTGAAGTCCAATGCTGTTGAGAGGCAGAAACTTTTAAAAGAAATTGAACAGAGCAAGGAAAAAATAGAAAACATAAGGCCTGAGATAGAAAAACTTTTAGATCAGAGAGAGAAGATAGATCATGAATCCGCGAGGATTCAATCTGATATTGAGAGGCTGGAAGAAGAAGAACACGTAAAAGAGGAAGAAGTTCATAAGCTTAATCTTGCACTTGTCCGGCTTAAGGGCGATGCAAGAAATCTTGATTATGATATTGAGAGATCAAAGGGCCTGATTGAAGAGATTGAATCTACCATAGAACAGCGCTTCTCCGAAATTGGCGAATCTGAATCTGAAATAGACAGGTTGGTAAAAGAGGGGCAGGAAAACAGTAAGGCTCTTGAAGAGAATTTTGCAGAGAAAGATAAAAAGGATAAGCTTTTAACAAACAAGGATACTGCATATCAGGAACTTCAGCAGGACTTGCGGCAGAAAGAGCGGGAGGTAAGAGAAGTTCGCAGAGGCAGGGAGCAGATTGCAGAAAAAATTCATGGCCTTGAACTGAAAATTGCTGATTTGTCCCGTGATATGAAAAATTTAAAAGAGCGTATGCTGGAGAGTTACGAAACTGATATTGAAAAGATGAGCCCCAGGGCGGAGATGGATGTTCGGCAGTCAGAGGAAGAAGTGCTGGAGTTGAAGCGGAAGATGAAGGGGCTTGGAGTTGTGAACCTTATGGCTCTTACGGAGTATGACGAACAGAAAGAGCGTCTGGATTTTCTGCTTCAGCAGAGAGATGACCTGCTTTCTGCGGAGGATACACTCCAGGAGACAATTACAAAGATAAATAAAACGGCAAGAATGCGTTTTACGGAAGTATTTGAAGAAGTAAGAAAGCATTTTAGAAGCACTTTCAGCAGGTTTTTCCAGGAGGGCGAAGCAGATCTTCATCTTCCTGAGGGTGAAGATCCGCTTGAAGCGCAGATAGAGATCGTTGCCCGGCCTGCAGGAAAACATTCAAGAGATTTAAGCCTTCTGTCAGGAGGAGAGAGAGCGCTTACTGCAATATCACTTCTTTTTGCACTTTATCTTGTCAAGCCAAGCCCGTTCTGTATACTTGATGAAATTGATGCACCTCTTGACGATGCAAATGTAGAGAGGTTTACACGGGTCTTAAAAGAGTTTGCAGAGAAGACACAATTTATAATTGTGACACATAACAGAATGACAATGAAAGTGGCTAAGACGCTTTACGGTGTTACAATGGAAGAGAAGGGCGTTTCAAAAATTGTGTCTGTTAAATTTGATGACAAGGCTCCCGAACAGGCCACAAAAAAAGTAAAAAGTAAAAAGTAA
- a CDS encoding T9SS type A sorting domain-containing protein — protein sequence MKNIKLILFIVILSVFRFLPESAAAADVKVIWDSNKENDLAGYVIYYGTRSRMYAYNKDVGNVKEYTITSLPDTGVYYFSITAYDRAGNESAFSDESVVLLSKVRKKPFSLMPNYPNPFNPSTKIPYHLSYDLDVNIAIYDIRGRRVKTLQKGVQQHGLYEVEWDGTDEHGLFVSSGIYLCRIIVGDFSQTRKISLIH from the coding sequence GTGAAAAATATAAAATTAATATTATTTATTGTGATCCTGTCGGTTTTCCGGTTTTTGCCGGAATCGGCAGCGGCTGCTGATGTTAAAGTTATATGGGACAGCAATAAAGAAAATGACCTTGCAGGTTATGTTATTTACTATGGTACAAGATCCAGAATGTATGCATATAATAAAGACGTGGGGAATGTAAAAGAATATACAATCACATCTTTACCTGATACCGGTGTTTACTATTTTTCAATTACAGCATATGACAGAGCCGGGAATGAAAGTGCATTCTCGGATGAATCTGTAGTGCTGCTCAGCAAGGTTAGAAAAAAACCGTTCTCCTTAATGCCGAACTATCCTAATCCGTTTAATCCAAGCACAAAAATACCATACCATTTGAGTTATGACCTCGATGTAAATATTGCAATTTACGATATACGGGGCAGAAGAGTGAAAACACTTCAGAAGGGTGTGCAGCAGCACGGCTTATATGAAGTGGAGTGGGACGGGACAGATGAACACGGCCTTTTTGTATCCAGCGGTATTTATCTCTGCAGAATAATTGTAGGGGATTTTTCACAGACGAGGAAAATCAGCCTTATTCATTGA